One window of Dehalobacterium formicoaceticum genomic DNA carries:
- a CDS encoding LysR family transcriptional regulator, which translates to MNERKLRVFYEVATKLNMTEVANQMFISQPAISQTIRDLEDDFGIQFFDRIGKKLYLTHEGDLFLNYVRRILNLYDDCYKTIKDNSELKNGKLRIGASTTIGIYLLPEIIGKFYQEHKEIEVSIVIENMKIIADMILKNQIDFAFVEGPVFTSEIQEEYFCDDELVLITPPSHPWAQLEEVDLKELENAEFIMREQGSGTREIFEEALKDFDINYEIKFELGNTEAIKKAVEANLGVSCVSRKCVAKEAMDGSIAVRNIKGLKIMREFQLIHHKDKYFSKLFSLFIDFCRNHVQKEGCANK; encoded by the coding sequence ATGAATGAAAGAAAATTAAGGGTATTTTATGAAGTTGCCACAAAACTAAACATGACGGAAGTAGCTAATCAGATGTTTATCAGTCAGCCTGCAATCAGTCAAACGATCCGGGATTTAGAAGATGATTTTGGAATTCAGTTTTTTGATCGTATCGGTAAAAAGCTATATCTTACCCATGAAGGAGACCTGTTTCTCAATTATGTACGCAGAATTTTAAATCTTTACGATGATTGCTATAAGACCATCAAGGACAACAGTGAATTAAAAAACGGCAAATTGAGAATCGGTGCCAGTACTACTATTGGCATCTATCTTTTGCCTGAAATCATCGGGAAATTTTATCAGGAGCATAAGGAAATTGAAGTATCAATTGTCATCGAAAATATGAAGATTATTGCCGATATGATTCTAAAAAATCAAATTGACTTTGCTTTTGTGGAAGGTCCGGTATTTACCAGTGAAATTCAAGAAGAATATTTTTGTGATGATGAACTGGTATTAATCACACCTCCCAGCCATCCTTGGGCTCAGCTGGAAGAAGTGGATTTAAAGGAACTGGAAAATGCTGAATTTATTATGCGGGAGCAGGGCAGTGGTACCAGAGAAATCTTTGAGGAAGCATTAAAGGACTTTGATATTAATTATGAAATCAAGTTTGAGTTGGGAAATACCGAGGCCATTAAGAAAGCGGTAGAAGCAAACTTAGGCGTTTCCTGTGTATCCCGAAAATGTGTAGCTAAGGAGGCGATGGATGGAAGTATTGCAGTCAGGAACATTAAGGGTTTAAAGATTATGAGGGAATTTCAATTGATTCATCACAAGGACAAGTATTTTTCTAAGCTGTTCTCTTTGTTTATTGATTTTTGCCGCAACCATGTACAAAAAGAAGGGTGTGCTAATAAATAA